One part of the Esox lucius isolate fEsoLuc1 chromosome 10, fEsoLuc1.pri, whole genome shotgun sequence genome encodes these proteins:
- the eno2 gene encoding gamma-enolase, with translation MSIVSIVAREILDSRGNPTVEVDLRTEKGLFRAAVPSGASTGIYEALELRDGDKSRYKGKGVLKAVGHINDTLAPALIASGISVVEQEQLDNTMIEMDGTENKSQFGANAILGVSLAICKAGAAEKEVPLYRHIADLAGNTELVLPVPAFNVINGGSHAGNKLAMQEFMVLPVGAESFRDALRVGSELYHTLRGVIQEKYGQDATNVGDEGGFAPNILENSEALELIKTAIEKAGFTDKVVIGMDVAASEFYREGKYDLDFKSPPDADRHISGEELSDIYQSFVNDYPVVSIEDPFDQDDWAAWTRLTASVGIQVVGDDLTVTNPKRIEKAAEERACNCLLLKVNQIGSVTEAIQACKLAQANGWGVMVSHRSGETEDTFIADLVVGLCTGQIKTGAPCRSERLAKYNQLMRIEEELGDQARFAGYNFRNPTAL, from the exons ATGTCGATCGTGAGCATTGTTGCAAGGGAGATCCTGGACTCCCGGGGGAACCCCACTGTGGAGGTGGACCTGCGTACAGAGAAAG GTCTTTTCAGGGCTGCAGTGCCTAGTGGAGCATCCACAGGCATCTATGAAGCACTTGAGCTGAGAGATGGAGACAAGAGCCGCTACAAGGGCAAAG GTGTCCTCAAGGCAGTGGGCCACATCAACGACACCCTGGCTCCCGCCCTCATAGCATCG GGTATCAGTGTTGTGGAGCAGGAGCAACTGGACAACACAATGATCGAAATGGACGGCACAGAGAACAAGT CTCAGTTTGGCGCTAATGCTATCCTTGGAGTCTCACTGGCCATTTGCAAGGCTGGCGCAGCTGAGAAAGAGGTCCCCCTATACCGTCACATTGCCGACCTGGCGGGAAACACAGAGCTGGTGCTGCCAGTTCCA GCATTCAACGTGATCAACGGTGGCTCGCACGCGGGCAACAAGCTAGCCATGCAGGAGTTCATGGTGCTACCCGTAGGGGCGGAGTCTTTCAGGGACGCCTTGCGGGTGGGCTCCGAGCTGTACCACACCTTGAGGGGGGTGATCCAGGAGAAGTATGGCCAGGACGCCACCAACGTGGGCGACGAGGGGGGGTTTGCCCCCAACATCCTGGAGAACAGTGAGG CGCTGGAGCTGATAAAGACTGCCATAGAGAAAGCGGGGTTCACTGATAAGGTGGTGATTGGGATGGACGTGGCGGCGTCCGAGTTCTACCGTGAGGGGAAGTACGACCTGGACTTCAAGTCTCCTCCTGACGCTGACAGACACATCAGTGGAGAGGAGCTGTCAGACATTTATCAAAGTTTCGTCAACGACTACCCAG TGGTGTCCATCGAGGACCCGTTTGACCAGGACGACTGGGCCGCGTGGACCCGGCTCACCGCTTCTGTGGGTATCCAGGTCGTCGGGGACGACCTGACGGTGACCAATCCCAAGAGGATAGAGAAGGCCGCCGAGGAGCGGGCCTGCAACTGCCTACTTCTCAAAGTCAACCAGATCGGCTCCGTCACCGAAGCCATCCAGGC gtgtAAGCTAGCGCAGGCCAATGGCTGGGGGGTGATGGTTAGTCATCGTTCGGGAGAGACCGAGGACACTTTCATCGCTGACCTGGTAGTGGGGCTCTGCACTGGACAG ATTAAGACAGGAGCGCCATGCAGATCTGAGAGGCTAGCCAAGTACAACCAGCTTATGCG GATCGAGGAGGAGTTGGGGGATCAAGCTCGCTTTGCAGGATACAACTTCAGAAACCCCACCGCCCTGTGA